aattaagaagaaatgctgtcaaatttttgtaaaaaaaaaaatcactgaatactcgaacaagtcccgttccattccactttaatacttgggttgggcttcgaaagtccattatagggacataattcttcaattatactatgaatgttataataattgtaaaatatccataagttgtctgatatatccggtaatgcctcgtagccctgttccggcgacggtttggggttagggggtgttacatttgcacTTTAAGtacttcctcatttgacaattgagctatttaatccttctagcaacttttacaccagttgtaatagcccaaatttcagtgatGTCGGAAATAGTGGTTAGAGACCACCAAATTCGACAAATGAActcgtaaattatattatttaatatttatgagccaaatgtagctttataagatttttgaaatagtaaattgtgttttataaagatttatttggtcaagaaattgagaaaaaaaagtatCGAGATCTCGGTGTTATTCTTTTAAAAGCTACatttggctcataaatattaaataatataatttacgagTTCATTTGTAGGATTTGGTGGTCTCAAACCACTATTTTCTGACATCgctgaaatttgggctattacagattACAATTTGATTTACAACCTTAAACATTCAAATCTTAATAAAACGAGTATATAAAACAATTCGTATTCACTTTTGGATCTTATACGAGTTTACGAAAGTTTTAATGCTAATCCAAGATGGAATTAGGACTAAACTGTAAGATTTTCAAAAGTGTAGGTTGACGTCGTGACGAAAGGAATTCCTCGTCGTGATGCAATACATTGTTTGGGTCTCGTCTCAACAACCCATGTTCGACATCGCAACGTTATATTCTATTTCTGCAAAATGCCAAAAGGAACTCTTGCCTACATTTTCCAAACAATCACAATTCACAATCATTCATAAATTCAAATCACATATGAAGTCTTTAAGCCTCAATTCAGGGATTACAACATCATCTACAACAATGCAACATACCATTTCATCTATGATTTAAATCAAACAATCATATATCATTTAAAACTTAAACATGCTTATCTATTCATCAAACTTTTGACAATTGCAACTTTTCGTACCATTCCAAACTATATTGAATCTTTTTACATGTTATATTCAACTAATCAAGTTCACACATCAAACTTTTTAAACCAAAAGTGTATATAACATAGTTTTGTACCAAattgaacttaccttggtacatgCCATACTTGACACCAAAACAAAACTTAAACAAACTTTGTTGAGTTGGGGATTGCTTCTGGGATGTTGGATCAACCATTCGAACTACCGGAAATCTGTTATACCTGCGTACGGAGAAAACAAATCATACGTTGAGCAATTATGCTTAATGGTATTTCCTGATTCAAgtcaatataaaaaaaattaaacatatgcATACATCCCTATCAAATTCAATTCATAACCTAATATTTTGCCTATTCATTCCACAATACAATCATTTTTAccatgataaatatatataacacTAAACTCACACCAATTTATTTGAGCATATACACAAACTTACCAATCATCTACAATTTCAAATACCATTTGGTTCATTTCACTTATCATCTCTAGTTCATACAAACTCATTATTTTGTCATTCTTAGCATAAATACAATATGTCACATTTTATACCACATTTCAATTATTTTCGAGCCTATTGGCTCATTATTACTCGATCAGCCACCAGGGCTCATTTTAGTTCATTTCGCATATTGTCATATATTACAATTCAATgtcatttattaatttacataTCATTTATCCATTCTTATGTTTATAACCCTATTAACCAAACACAAACTTGGAACAGATGCACGGATTCATCACCTTAGGTTTCCCAACAATGATAACGTTGTACAAGTACATATTATCACCCTGGATTGCCATATTTGACTCGGTTCGAACAATTAATAAGGTAACCAAATTTCTGATTTATTATAAATAGTTCAAATCATTCTTTGTCATCTCTAATTATTCATCAATTTCTCATATAACGCAATATGTTTCAGCTCAATTTCATGTCAATTATCAAATATTGATTAAATCATGAAACttatattctattcaatttagtccctgtatCGATAATCAATCTTAATCACATCAGTTCAAGTTAAGTAATCATCAATAACTCACCTCAGACTCCATATAATGATTCCCAaatcatagaaatacaaaccaaatTTTTGAGCTATTCATTGACTACTTTCGATTTTCCTTTCCCTCTGGACAGTTTCGTGTCAACGCTAtctaaataaaatcataaaatatattatattattaaattccaTTCAAATCAGAACCAATCACAATATCaaacatattttacaatttagcccctaaactcGGGACTAGGGGTGTTCATAGTTTGGTTAAAATCGAATTAACCGACCAAATTGATCTAATTCAGTTAATTAGTCAGTGGTTGAATTTAGTTCAATCGAAGGTCAATTAAATCTATTTGAAACCTggtaattaatcgaattaaccgaaataaataatatattatatataatatatttttatatcaacAATGTATTTttaactattatttttattttaatcaaaataaataagatatattatatataatatatatttttgaactATTAAAAAGTGAACattagtaatatatatattttatatgttttatacttattttaaccaaaagacaaaaacatataaatttcgattaagttggttaaccgaccgaattaaccgaaatattTCAGTTTGGTTAATgtatttgataaaatttttggTTCGGTTAACGATTAAAGATTTTTTCCATTTCGGGTAATTTGGTTAATAGTAATTCGTTTTGGTCATTAACCAAACCGACCATTTGAACACCCCTAACAAACATAACATTCAATCCAAAGCTTCAGATTGAAATACGATTTCACAATTACTCATTAAGGACCTCCTATTTCTTATTTCTACAAGAATTTCATGTCAAATTTATATtgtattcaatttggtccctaatgtatgAACCTAACAATTAAATTTTCCAATTTAGTACTTTTCTTaaactaagcttaatttctatcaatttaacacctaaaaTATTCAATTCTCAACAATGGCATCTCATAAAAAATCCACTAATTGATCAAATTGATTCTTGGGTTAGCTTCATCAAGCTTccaagataatatatatatatatatatataaatcaaagaAAATGGATAGGGACTTACTTGAAATTGAAGTCAAAAACTTGAAAACCGTTAATGGCGTtgttttcttcttcctcttttcttctATTCGGTTGGAGAATATGAGTTTATCTCTCTTCCCACCGAATTTTCCCTTATATAGTGGGATTAATttgttaattaagttaattaaccttaatttaattaaataaattttaatttgtttaagTTAATGGCCATTTCATCTTACCGCCCACTAACACACACTTAAACATGGTCTAATTGTTGTTTTTAACCTTTGATTAATTGCAATTTTAAGTCcccaaaattttaccaattaaaaatctatagcgattggattttacaatttagtcaatgGGCCCTAATTAATCATAATTTCGGCTAAATTAACAATCCAAATTTAAATTCATCTATATAATAATTCCGTAAATatctttatttaatatttacatacttaattTACGGAAACGAGATCTCAGAACCACAATTTTCGATTCAACTGAAAACCAAATCGTTAcatattcattataaatatttataaaaatattttaatattaacattggaatcataaatatatatatatatatatactgccACCAATTCGTTGTGTTTTGGATAAAACCGTTGCTATTGCTGCAACATATTGTGGTTTTTTATCAAAAGAATAATCGTCAGAGTTTCTTATATTTAGCGGCAATCAGATGGCTAAGACGCCACTAAAACATACAATTTGCTATGCTTTTCCAACACAGCcgctaaatatataaatatactaatAATTAAACTTTTTTGGGACGATAGATAAACAATGTCATTAAATCCTTTATAACCAATAAAATTATGACATTTTTCAATTAACTAAAATAGACAGGAAGACAAATGTTTATTGTATTATAGAAATTAACAAAAAATTATGCTGCATTAGTAATTTACCATGAAAagctaattaatttttaaaaatgtttttttagACAAAATGTCGTCTCTGTCATCTATATATGACACGTAGATAACATTAATTTAAATGTTGTCACCCTCTTCTTCAATATTACACTGATAAATATTTATTCgactaaaattatttatttaaacaaaatGTAATAATTTAAGACTTTTTAATATGTTAACTTATTTAGTTTGGATTTCAGTGTCTAgatttatataacatatataaattcTGTAAACGAAAAAGAATAATTTTGtcccaaaaaatataaaaacttaatcCTTTTATATATAGTTGATGTATGAGCCAATAAAACGTGTGAGTAGTAGTGGGATTGGCAGGGGTTTCGTCTCTTAAAatgaaaactttttatttttagatattttaaatttttaaaattttaaattagaaaaataaaattatattttatctctctaaaaataataaaattttaatttaatcttttaaaaactataaagatataggctattcaaaaataaaattatatttttactatcatgaaaattaaaatttaattttagtcccttaaaactTTTCTACCTTCACCCTACAAGAAAACTATGACCTTTTTTAGAAAAAAGTTAATAATCAAATAaacatcatcatcttcttcttcaaattattaaatttatttatatattaatataagcatcggaataaaatgaatattttttcttctgcaaaataataaatttaatttaatattatataagcATTTAATGACACTTATAGATAAGTACTTAGCCGCCGCATTTTTATATTCAATTGTTCCCATTCTGACTTCTTGCACCAATGGTAAAAAGGTTAAAATCTACCACAAGTCATTGTACTCTTTACAAATTGAaatttagttcttatacttttatttttataatttaaatcctctatttttttagattttaaaatttaagtccaaCTATTAAAACTATGAATTTCtttttattgttaaatttattgatgtggcattttgaaattaaaaaagaagaaagaaaactcACTTGATagccatgtaattaaaaatgacgttgtaatgaatttaaatttaacaaaataattttaattttgttaaaattagacttaaaatttgaaatatgaaaagtagAAAGATTAAATttctaacaataaaataaaaaattaaattttaaatttcaaaaagtatagggacttataGAATATTTTAACGTTGGAAAAACTATACAAAAtggatttatatttaatttaaggaACAGAAACTTCCTCACGTCTTCCTAATGTTTAGATTTATCTCTTATATACTTGTTAAACACGACATATACGattattatacatataatatgttATTAGAACTCGTTCGACGTATGCACATATTATAATGTTTTTCTATTAAACAAACAAGATTATTGTAAAATTTAATAACCCGATGTTATATATCTATAATCTATAAGCCTCGATTGGGTTTTAATTCTATTGATATGAATATTGTTATTAATATAGGAGTAAATAAGATTGAATGCGCTAAAacacattatcctcttatttatggatTGGGAGGGGTTATGAATAGTTCTaggtattgtataaaaaaaaaagtagataTGATCAGAACTTAAAATGagattattcaatttattttttcatttttttattaattaaaatagttttttttcGTTTGGGTGGGAGTGaaaggagagaaaaaaaaaagtctaATTATTTTTCAATCCCTGAATCTTTTGcatttttaaagtaaataatttaaaccaaataaattattgaaaaaacTTACAAGTCCCTCAGCGGTAAATTTTATATAGGGATGATTTGATTAGAGCATCCAATGGAATGTAATGCAcatgcttttatatatatatatatatatatatattttctagatCCATGTAATGTGGGAAAACAAAATCAACACCATATCTAGGCATGGATGGATCCatgaaataaatttattttataagaattTTTTAATAATGAATCAATATCAATTTTACGAACCATGAAAAATATTTATAGTTTGTcattattaataatataaattttaatattcaatttaaattCTCTTCTTAATAATACAATGTGCTTTAAGACTGTTACATTATCGTTCATAATAGTAATAggaataattgtaaaataataagaaataaaaataagaacaCGTAAATTTTACAAGGAAAACTTTTATCATGAAAAACTATGAGCAGAGAAGGAGAATTACTAATGTTAAAAATAACAATACAAAAGATTTTTCGACTACATTGAATACTTGttgataaatttaatataatGTTATTTTTCCGTAgtgtaatatatttttatttcttaatattcattcaaagtttaaatttttaaaaaactcgataaaaaattcaaattttgaattaaacagTTTGAGTTATtgggatcaactcgaataaaaaaaatcaaaattttcagtttaactcgaatatgaattacacaattcgagttatccgaaaatcCCAATAAGAAAAAGACAAATAATAAGAttataaataataagattcgttaaataatcttatacttcgtctactagttaaataagcAGTCCATGTAAccgcaacattgagtataaataataagattcgttaactcgactcgaaattttttaactcaatttaacTCGACCGAATAATCACATctgtttataattattttttctaGAGTTTGTGATTGTTGTagaactatttttattttattttaattttttattatccaTAAGAGTAAGTTTAAATACTGACAACTTCAATTAACAAATTGTCCAGAAGGTTGACATATAAATAACATGGACCCCCCACCATTACCATTTAAGAAATGCACCAAACTCTTTATCATACTCTATGTTCCCATGTCATATAGTAATGAGATTTAAATGACATCAATTAAATATCATAATTCATCTTCTAGATGCTTACACCTGCTAACCTAGACTTTTCACTTAAACTTAATTTTGCCTAGAGCTTgtaacatatatattttttatgttataaatTAATTCacatcaaaatatgatttttctttttcttttctaaattaagatttaatctgatttaatatttaatataatttttttgtcaTTACATCACAAGTTCAATCAAGGGTAGGTAGGGATCTTGACCTCTTAATTAAATGAGAAAATTCTTTTTAAGCCCTTCCTAAAATTGAAACTATTAATTTAagcttttcttttttaaatattcaattgaatgaaaaaattgttggaaaatattACATGTTACTATTTAATTACTATCATAAAATGTTAGcctaaattaaaagtgatctaatttgattaaaatttttgggtttatatattatatttccatggaattGAACAGTTGATTTGTTTATATGAATGGGGTTTTGAGTTCTCATCTAATTTGGTTCTTTGATATTTTGTTATGACAATTTTTATCCTAATTTAAATTGGGAATTTTTTTATATAGAAGGAATGGTCAGAGGTTCACTACCTACCAAGTTGAAATTATGTTACATATAAGGGAAATATTGAGCTTTACCTAAATTTATTGATGTCTAGTGGATTTGTATCATGTATAGGCTGACCATAACCATTTTAATTTTTGGACCAACCATCATACCATATTATAATTAAAGGTGTACATAAGTTAGACTAAATTTAAGTCAGATATATGTTTATTTATGATATTAGTttgttttatatttgttttaatttagtttaGAGTAAAAATTGTGAaccaattttaatttaaatatgtcaaaaatttttgtactttttgaaatttaaaatttagtatttatattttaatttgagacATTGAGTTctgtactttatttttatttaaaatcttaGTCTCTTTGTCAATTTTGATATTACAATTGATAATGTGACATTATAAAAACGTAAAACAACTCTTTTTGCCCTCAACATTTACATTTTTGTCGGTTTAGTTTTTACTCTTTAAAAGTACATAAACAATTACAAAgacatgttttaaaattttaaagtttttggtaTTTTCAATAAAAGTATAacaattgtgaaaattttataactctttaaaattgaaaaataaaataattttaaaaaatgaaaattttcaagaattttaaaaatatgctaTTTACTCCATGAATAGTAAAAAGATCTCGAGCTATTTGTTAAATCCGATCTCCATCCCTATCCTCAAATTATTTTAGTTTGAATCGATTCAGAGTTTgttctttattttaaaattattttatactaacattttatatactttataattaaatttacataaaatatatatttttatttatatatgatTAATctaacttaaaataaaaaatattgttctaaattttttaatatagACCAAACGAATAGCTTAAAGTTTAGAGAGATTTTATTATCGGAGTAAATAAcacatatttgaatttttgaaaaattttgtattttcatattttataaaaatatttaaaatgaattgttacaaatcatttttatttttgaattttaaagagtttttaaattttcacgttttacatatttttattgaaaatatttttttatttttaatatatatatttgaaattgttTATATAGTTTTAAATAGTAAGGATCAATTTGCCAAAACAGTAAATATTGAGGGCTAAAggagttattttattttatttataacaaTCGCATCACCAATTCTTACGACAAATTTGACAAAAGGACcaagattttaaataaaaaatataaaactcaatgtttaaaaattaaaatgtctccaaattaaaatttaaggactaaattttaaaattaagaaaaatataacAACCTTTAGAATATTTAAAcattcaaattttgtccaaacctCTTTATTTTTGTTTCAGCCAAAACACTGTTCATATTAATAAATAACAAACTCAGCCTTCcatagtatttaaaataattacaaaatttatgttattttaattaatttagtatgtgataatttaataaatatatattttaatgtttacattttagtgttatatattattaatttaatttttatatgatgtaaaaatatttaaaaaacatattacatgattaaaaataaatttggttGAACTCAGATGTTTGAGTTCAGACTCAACATATTATAAAGtgagctttcttttttttttttttttgctaaatttATTTTTAGGTATAATAATTTTGTCCAAATCCCACCAAAGTTCATGTGAGATTTCGAGCTTAGGGAGATAGCTTGGTCTGTAAATAGAGCAGGCTTGAAAAGGATCTCATAGTAGGATAAACAATAGTTAAAAGAAACAAGTACAATTGGATTTCCTAAATAATAATCCATTGTCGTCCAGTGGTTAGGATACTTGGCTTTCACCCAAGAGACCCGGGTTCAATTCCCGGCAATGGAATTTATAGTTTTTCTCTTCCCTTTTCCAGTTTTTCTTTGCACCAAATATCCTCAAACTATGACCCATATTTTAAATTAAtctctaaattttaaaacattttaatcaTACTCCGAAACTATCAAGATTATATTGATAAGTTCTTCCATTACTAAAACTATTAATTTAATCAGTTAAGTGACAGATTATATCTTATGCAGTTATGCCACATAAGATAGGATCTATTACTTAAAAGTAAAGTTAACAGTTTCAGTAACGGAAGGACATAATTGCTGTAATCTTAATAGTTTAGAGatgtaattaaaatgttttaaaatttaagaattaatttaaaatatgagtCATAGTTTAAGGATTTATGGTGAAATTTACTAATTTTTAATGAAAAACGAAAATCGCACTTGATTCGTTAGATATCTTctcattttattaaattttaatagaattttCTCATTTTCCTATTATTTTTTAATACAAAACGAATATCATACTTGATTTCTTAAATATCTTCTCATATTCAGAACCTTTTACAGCATTAAAATGAAACTATTGTGAAACTAGCAAAGGCTAATTAGATAcaatagaataaaaaaaaaaaaacatttctaACACATTAGAATATTAATCAAATAAGTCCTATGTTACAAGCATCTCCTGCTCCCCACTTTGCTCTTCATCAATGGCCTTAAGAACAGCATCAGTAATATCTTTCATATCACTTGTTTTCTGGTCTTGACCTACACCAATAATGGCTTCCATGGAAAAGAAATGTCTGCAAGACACTCTAGCTTGAACAACATTAAGACCCAGTTCATCAAATACCTCTAATATTGACACCAACTTGTCCCCTCCTTTGTTGCAAGccactttaaccacaaattgtTCTCCATTAATCTTCTCCACCTTCACCTCCTGTTTAAGCTTTCCCATGaatatatattgaaaattttgtacttaaatataaaaaaaatttggtaAAAGTACTATTGAGGCTTTTATACTAAAAATTGAACTGTATTTTGTTTTACTTATTAAAAAAGTggacaaattagtccctgtacattatatcaaagagtaaattaatcattctattaaaaaatttatcCATCTCTACTGTTAAAAACTGGTCCTTATACGTCAGAATGAGGTAGCCACActaatttttaacagtagaaatagataaaatttttaacagagtACTAATTTGCGCACTTTTTTATGAAGGGGGCAAAATACAATCCGACTCTTAGCGTAGGGGCCTCCATGACACTTTTACCAAAAAATGTAAAGATGAAAAGTATATAAAACTAAGCATATTATTATTACCTGTGGGATTCGCATGTTCTTCAATAGGTTTTGGTATTCTCTTTGTATCTCTTCCAACTTGACTTTGAGCTTGTAAAAATGGAGAACATTTATGATACTGCAACTCCTTTTAacctttccaaaaaaaaaaaaaaaagaaacaaaacaactaGGGTATTAAGTGAAGCTGTTAAGTGTATTGaaaccaaaaaagaaagaaagaaagaaaattattttcagtAATTACAGATTTGGGTTTGTTGAGAGTTTGCAGAAGGTGAAGCTTTCTAAGAGATGCTGTTCTTCTTTGCAGCTTAGTAGCCATCTTTTTTCAATGTA
The Gossypium arboreum isolate Shixiya-1 chromosome 10, ASM2569848v2, whole genome shotgun sequence genome window above contains:
- the LOC108488871 gene encoding uncharacterized protein LOC108488871, translating into MATKLQRRTASLRKLHLLQTLNKPKSVKRSCSIINVLHFYKLKVKLEEIQREYQNLLKNMRIPQEVKVEKINGEQFVVKVACNKGGDKLVSILEVFDELGLNVVQARVSCRHFFSMEAIIGVGQDQKTSDMKDITDAVLKAIDEEQSGEQEMLVT